Below is a window of Stigmatopora nigra isolate UIUO_SnigA chromosome 3, RoL_Snig_1.1, whole genome shotgun sequence DNA.
TAGTAGGTACTTATTAACAAGTAAATCGATGAACtggttttataaaaatgtaaatatgccGTCACATTACAAAGGATGATATCACGATCATCTTTAACAAGCAAGTCGATCATGACACTGCTTGAATTCTATTGTATCCCCAGTTCAGATATGGAGCTAATTAAAGTGcagcttttttttgcaaaagtgcTAATAAATCACACTGTGACTCTTCAGTTAATTACACACACCTTCCTTTGCCAACCGTTCACAAATGTTTTAGCCCAAGCACAATTTGCACACAATTATCACAgcgggaaagcaatgaaaatgGCGCAGGTATAATAGGTTCATGCCGACCTCCACGTGCAGTACACTGCATGCATGTGAAAAACATGCAGTTCTGCCTTACTCTTCTTGTCCTATCACACAAAAGTGTAGTGAATCCCGTTGCTTagaggagaggaggaggaggaaggtgcCACAGAtacaggaggaagaggaggagggggaggcggaagtggaggaggaggcggtACCGGCGTGTTAGCCTGTGATGGAACTAAAAACGAGAGACAGGAGGAAAAGACAAGGAGGAGAGGATTTGGGCTACTGACTTTGTCATCAACTCTTCGAAATTATACTCATCTGTTCAGattgaaacatttaaaatagtAGTTTGTGCATTTGTAAAGGGGATTTTCGAACACAAGACCTGTCCCAACACATCGTTTGGTGTGTCCCACAAAAGGAGTGCGATAGAGAAAGTGGTTGTTCCTCCATCATCAACCCTCCTTTTAATTCATTCGCTGATAAAACCATGGTAAATAAAGGTTatgtggcagccaatgagtctgAGCAAACTTAATGgggcaagttttttttccaatttgttcTATATACGTCATACAAGGCAATCCTATATTTAAAACGTACAATGTGGCCCGCAACAGAATGACTTTGGCCCCTCTAAAAACAAAACCTTTTAGGCAGATAATCATTCTGAATCCGCATTATATGCCTTTTTGAACACTCAACACCAAATTATATATCATTTACATGTTACATATGTAATATATGTCCTGTTTGTTGGAAAAGGTTTAGAAAATATCAATCTTATTTTTTCTATCAACGAAGGTTCATTCTCCCCTCCAATTCACAATAAGGTAAATGAGTGCCCTGTAAGGAAATTTTAATAAGAATAATTCATAAATTGTGTAAGTGATGGTCAAATGAACTGCCCAATTTGATCTATTGATTCAGTATAAATCAAAatgattattaataatattaactgGCTGAAAGGAATCAAATCTAGCCACATCTACCCACTAAATGTGTGCTTTTTGTcataaacaatattaaaaagtTACCATCTTAATAAGTGATTGCACTATTACTATATAGTCCAGCTGGATGAAGGCTGTCACCCATAATTGTATGAAATATTTGAATTGAAGGGTGTGACCgaatattagtcatttctttgcCTCTCTTCTGACAACATGCCAGCAGTTCTATTCTCTGACATCCCTCCATACTTGAAATAATGTTATAATTGTTGACTTTTCCTCAGCACAAGCCGACAGCTCGCATGTGACAGGTGTGCGTACGTGCGCGGCCGTGAAATTGTGCGCCGCCCGGCTGCTGTAGAGCAAGAGGAAGATGAAATGCGAGTGCGGCGTCTTTCATGCGGCTTCAGAGAGGTGCCGTGTGCGTTCAAAGAAGTGTTAATGCAATGCAGCGTTTGACTGGGTCATTGATCAGCACACAAAATGGCCTCATCTAGCGATTCCTCCCCCGTTTCAAACATTCCACACGGACTGCAATTAGACACCATGTGAGCTCCTGACACGGAATAATGTGAAGTTATTAAGGAATGAAGAGCCCTGCTTGACTCGACAGCTCTTCTTCCCCGCCTTCATCTTTCTCAACCATCAgtccaatttgaaaaaaaaaaagaaattaaactTAAATGTTGCCCTTTTTCTCCTCGAACTGTTTTAAAAGAAAGCTCTCGTTTGTAATTGGTAGAGATCTGGAATTAGTTACTGTACTTACGTAGAATCATCACATATATGTGCATCAACTGATTATATTAGTTctggggatattttttttactctctatATATTTCCTGAATGAAATCTATAGCTTTACTGCAACATTTTGTCAGTGAATTTAACATTTCattaaattgttataagtacaattttcaaaaattggtagttatttgaacattttttaattttgttttttgggggtagaGAATTGGAGGAACCCAGAGAAAATGCTTGTTGccatatttagttttaaaaaaataagggcATCTATCATTCAATAGTATTGCATGACAGGACAGTTTGCATTCAACAGTACATTTCCTAAATAAAATGTCTACTTTGGAGACCTGCCTGTTTACAGACATGATCTCCAATTACTTAGGaatttttagggatttttctggattgttgtgtgtgtgtgtgtgtgggggggggggggggtgttcggTGCAAACTACTGTATAATGTGTATCACCTGTGACCCGTTTGCTCTTGAGGGAGGCTTCAGAGGCCAGCATGTAGGACATGGTGATGATCCTTTCCTGTTCCTGCAGAACTGAGTCAAGCCCCAGCTGGTTCACTTCAGACTTGTCAGCACATAACGCCGGTGCCAGGTTTTGAACGCTGTCAAATAAACACAGAATATGAAAAGAATGAGATCCAGAGATTGAACTATTCAgtcactgacaaaaaaaacaacagttgcAAATGCTGTGAAATGTCTTGTTTTAGCAATGCTATAAATGGCAACTACTTTCGTCTTGTTATCAAAATACGTACACCAAAAATAACATGGACATTGTAACTCACATTTGGGAAATAGCACGAACCCTACTGCCATTTCCAACACGCAGAATGTGCACTACATCCTCCATATTGCCTAGTTGTCAAAATGACTGATTTGCTGTTGTTATACAGCAACGCTTAAAGCAGTTAGCTCTTGAAATACCATCAtttcaacacacaaaaaatataaatgatgtTTGACAACCTCTGGAGCTGACATGTATACCTTTCTGAAAGTTTTACAAATAAACACCGACCTCTGAAACTTTAAACGTCAACAAATGTGTTTGCGAATCACTTATGCggtgttattatatttttttggaaatctCTTCCCATAACTAACCTGGACTTTGCCAAGATGCTCTTGATCCTTTCCACCTTCCGATGACGGTCCTCCATTTCCTCAGGACTCAGAGGCTCCTCTGGCTCCAAATCTACATATCGCTCTGGAATCAACACCTTCTCTGGCGTTGACAGCTgaggaaagaaaatgtgaaaatctttcATTCACAAAGTCAACTTTAGTTGAGACCCATCCTGCTATGCTTTGTGTATCGCAAAAAAATTGAGTCCCTGCCGGATGACAAAGCACTCATTTAAATCAGACAATTATTGtttaatcattaaaataatGCTGACTTTCTTTACCTCTTTAATTAAGTCTGCATCGTAGTCTGATGTTTCCAAGCCGTCGTGGGTGGTAGGCTCTCGGGTCGCCGAACTGAAGGTCAACCAGTCATCCGAGTGCGAACGGGGTCTCTCTTTGTGCTCGGGGGGCCTCTCCTCCCCTTGGACGCTCCTCACACTTTGAGCCTCCTCACCTTGGACTGCCCTTTCCAAAAGTTGCAGGTCAAATTCCTGCTCTCTCCTCCactgcacaaaaacacacataaacacagcaAGGACACACCAGGAAAAGTCATGGGATCAGTGATCAACTACTAGTTCAGGCTAGCCTTACTAGTTAATTGTAGTACTAGGATGTTTAAAATTCCAATACTCTAAAACAAGTGCTCATCTTAAGTCATTGGTTGCCATAaatggtgatagatgtccaattcaatgAGCTAACAGCAAGGATTAAGTACTAATACATCTACCATAAGGAATAAACTGAATGGCAACAATAAAAGAACAATATTTAGTTTTCTTGATGGAACTTATAAAGGTTttggtgtatgtgtgtatgtagtaGTTAAGGGCAAAGAAAGAGGGGAAATACACTGTGGCATGCAAACAAACTAGTGAACACATCATGCATCAAGGCCAGTAAAATGCTACAAACCAAAATTAGGAGGGGGAAGAAAGCATGACAGTATGACTTCATACAtattcattttgtgaaaaaaagaaaaaaaacaataagaaaataaacactatggtaatgttttatttctgtATTCTGTATACAAGGCTGTGTTGAATGTTGAAATACATGCATTTGACTAAAGCTATTGAAATCATGGTATTTTAGCCACATTGTGTGACTGTTGTAATACTGTCAAACTTCAATAGGTCATCTTTTAAAgatgaaaatgacaatgatcAAATAAATACTAATAGGTAGGTCAAATTATGATGTTACGTGATAAGTCGATGGAAATTTGCGGATTTTGACTTACTCACTcacttacacacaaacacatgcaggtATAAGACAAGACTATAGACGATAAAAAGCATACATTTTATGTTAGTTTAATATTTCCTATTGGCAGTGAAATTTGTGACAGATTAGTGGTGAAAACATGGTTGTCAAATTGAAATAGAAACTTTCCCCAGGCCCAAGACAAAATTTTGATCAAGTGCCTCCcaacggaaaaaaaatcaatttttctccTGTGtctcctctcattttctgaaccgctttatcctcattagggtcgagGGTGGTAATGGAGCCTACCCTAGCGGACCTCGGGGCAGAGGCAAGGgttaccctgaattggtggccagccaatcacagggcaaaaggagacaaacaaccattcatgctcacactcatacctaggggcaaattacagtgtccaaccagcctaccatgcatgtctttggaatgtgggatgaaaccagagtaaccagagaaaacccactcagacCCAGGAAGAACAAGAAGGCAACATTGGTGAATATTTGGTGTGAATATGTGTGCAAAGGCAAATAAGCTAATTTGTTAGATGAAGGGATGGCAGACAAGGACGAGGAAAGATAGTTTGGATGTTAAAAGGGATGTGTTAGTGTAATGTATTGATGATTCCACTGATTTCAACACAATGTAAAAATCTTTACAGGAAAATCAAACATAATTTTCCCTAAGTATGAAATACTGCTGGAGATTTCAAGTCCAAAAAGATgaaatgaatgtgtatgtgtgtgtgtgtgtgtgtgtgtgtgtgtgtgtaatcttGCAAACaacatgcaataaaaaaaaaagtatagcatGCAGCGGTAGTGTTTGACATGCCAGTGGAATGTTGGGTCGGCCACTCTCTGTTTGCCTGGCGCCATGCGTGAGAGTGTGGCATGTGGCGACGTTCGAGACTAGAAACATACAGATCCAAAGTCGTCCGAGAGCGGGCGTGAGGACACGGAGGAGGAGCGTGGCGATGCAGAGGCGTGGCGGTCCCCGTGGCTCAAGGTGCGCTTGCGCTGTCGCACAAGAGCCTTCTGGTGTCTTTTCATCCTCTCCAGCTGCTCGTCGGCACTCATCCGCCCGCGCTGAGGCACGGCATCTGCAGAGTAGAGACGCTCTAAGGCACTTTTGGACCGCTCCTGAGAAACCAaaggagaaaagaaagaaagaggggaaaaaaatcacaggaAAGTGATGACTTTGCATTTGGGGGAATTTCTGATTAATTTATTTACTCATTAAAAGCTCCTAAGGGGTTTAAGGAAAAGGTGGATATTCCTCCCACAGTTCTtgactctttgtttttttatcaagaAAACCACACTGGACTACAGTCCATGGGTGTCCACATCATATTATGGGATATATACACCAAGGGACCTTAAGCTCAATACACCACACTGAACAATAATCAGCAGGGTTTCAAAGTGGGTGGCAATAGAGTCAGCATATTGTCCCCAAAAAACTGTAATTTACAATTGGTATACGTATAACATTACTACAAGAATGAATGTAACCTTTACACCAGGAGCTGAAGTCGCTCTTCGTAAAGTCACATAAGAAGAGATGCTTGAGGAGTGATTCATTGTGACGGAGGAGCCGGCTACACAACCGAGAGGAGACAAAACACACACTCTCAGATGcagaaaaatacaacttttcgCTTGGTGAGGAGTCAACATGGCCCTACCTCTGCTAGGTAACGTTTGATAACCTCCGTTGTTTCCTGACGATGTCACGGAGGTGACGCTGGAGCCATCTCCTCCACCCGGCAACTCAGGATCGCTTAGGAAAGGCCTGAGCTCAACCTGTCCCATGTGGAGAAGTTACACTAACCAGGCACAACATACATTAACGAGGACTAAAATTGTAAGGCAGAATTTTTGTCTTTGACTGTATGACAAACCCTGTTTAGACACAGGGGAAATGTTATCAATAATTTGTGGAAATTTATTGGGGAAAACAAAGATAATTTTTCATGGTAAAATACTGTTACACTGCTCTGTACCTTAACATCTCCATTTTGGCCGATCTCTCGGTCCCTCTTCCGTTCGTCAGACTGTCGCTTGAGTCCGCGTACTGACGTGTGTCTGATGACTGTTGTTTCCCTGGGGAGGGGGGGTACAGCTGGGGGGTTCTCATCAGGACTGTATACTTGAGGTAGAGGCGGTCGGGGAGGCACATCTTCCTCAGCCTGCATAAACAAATGACTTGTTACTTTAAAAAGACAGTATTTCTTGTTGAGCCAACTCCTTTCGTAAATTGTGTTTGGGGGGACTTTTTCAGTAGATTAAACAGTATAAAGGAACTTTTAACAAAATACGTACAGTATGTAGATAGATAGCAAAGACATGGAATACGTATGAGAATTTGTTACTGACCCATGAATTTCCAGTGGTGGTGTTTCCACAGTGCAGTGAGGGCTGATGACTGTGACTAGAGGATAAAGTGGGTGTTGTGGCATTGTGGGTACTAGGACTGAGGCTCGGGCTGTGCTGCTGCTGTGACAATCTCATCTCCATAGCAGGCGGGCTTCCAGACATTGAAGGCACTGATGATGCTGACACACAAGGCACAAATTTCCTCTCTGGGGAGGATTGAATGTCAAGTGAGTAGTACACACATCACAGTGTTTTCTCCACTGGGCACATTCAAGGCATTTACAGTGGAGACAACATAATACAGACTATCTGGGGAAATAGCTTATACATTACTCACAAAATGTTACAAGGTGTCAGTGTAAAATTACCTGGGTTGGTCACAGAGGAGATAGTGACTTTGTAGTTGTCTTTACTGCTGCTGAGGCCTGCGATAACATCCTCGATTCTCCAAAGCTCTTTTCTCATCAGGACTTTTTCTTGCtgctcatacaaaaaaatatatacattggcCTTGACAATTGTGCTTAGCAGAGTTAATTAATTTCTTCACAAGCTATTTTTCCAACAATGGAACCCAGTTAGTAAGAAAACAGCCCAGACCAAAAGtctcatatttttgtttaacaattgaataattaattaaaagtgCAAGATTGCTGCCTAACAGCGACAACAGTTTAAATAAACCAGAAAAGGACCTCATGTTACATCTGGTTTGCACTCAAACCACTTAATTTCATACATAGATATAAAGTTTTCCAAATAAATGTGCcctaatattaattatttacatGCATCTCAGAGAACATGGAGCATTTTTCACCTGGGAAAGGTCCGTACGAGTCATATGACCGTGCAGGGCCGCTTTTAGCCAATCTACATCTTTTTCCAGCCTAATGTACTCTTTCCACGCATTCTCCATCTCCTGTAACACAAGTGTACACAATGTAGTGCTTCACTAAACCcagaagacatttttaaacagCAGCACATTTTCTGACATCTTGAAAGAGCAGTACGTTAATCTCTAATTTCTATTTATTGAATTGGAGTAGGGAGATAAATGGGTGACTTACTGTGGAAACTCTGGATATTTCTGCCCTGATGTGCACCACATCCTCCTGCAGTAGTTTTTGCTGGTAGGCAATTTTCTCCATATGGGATGGTTGATCTCTGTACTGCTCCATCTGCTGGTGGGACACATCCAACACTGACTCCAGCTTGTCCTGGACCGAGACATGATGAAATTTAATAGAAGGCATACTTAAGTGTCTTATCCACTTGACTATAAAAACTGGAAAGATATAAACCTTATCTTCCTTGAGTGTGCGTATCTTGGCTTCTAGCTCTTGTAGAATCTTGTCTTGCTCACACAGTCTGCTTAGTTTTACCTAGAGGAACAAAAACAGTGGAAAAGGAGTAAGCATTATTTTGTATACTAGTATGAATAAGTAAATAACTTGGAAGTACACAAAACTTCACAATTTGTCATGAACAAGGTAAAATAAATgcccaaaaaatgtaatctCAATCTCAAGAGACCATTCTCCCTGCAGTGCGGttaagaaagggaaaaaaaatctccggATGTTGTATTAATAGCCATTATGGGCAATTGTAATCAAAAATCCATATAATTTCCAATTCACTTTATAATGTGTGTTTATAGGGAGTGGCAGATATGTTTGCTTAGAAATGGGTTATGTGTTTATGAAAACAACACAAGCCGCCTGCCAAATTCACAGTGGCTCTCACACTGTGTATTTTTCTCCCATCTACTTATCATTCTgttcaattaattattaagctgtgtttattttgctgcggccgtatattgttgtttttaattgcataaaatattcattgttCAGACAAATTTCTTATAAATTGTTAAAGTGGAACAATGCTAATGATGAAAAGCCAGGACATTCATCCTATTTACCTCCATTTGCACACAAAACAAAGAGTGTGTGAAGCGGTGGCGGGTAAATCAAACTGAAAAATTTAACAGCTCGCCTTCTAAAAAGTCCCATTACAtgtatttttccctttaaattgcagcaaggaaaataaaagttgtGGTCGATATTCTCAGGCTCTCACTGTGCAGTCTGCTTGGGAGTCCCCACTGTGTTGCAGTGTACTTACACTCTCTTACCCCCTCCTTTTAACATAATttaccacacacacaaagcacacTAAAAGTCCCACTCATGACAGCAACTAAGTAGttgcataaaaataaaaccataaaaatCACCATCCACTTACATCAGCATCACTTTCAGCAATTTTCACTGgcctttgcactttttttctgagGCATTCTCGTCCGGTAACCTGAAATGGCCCATAGCCGCAAACAAAATAGAATATTTAATACCATTATGACCACACAATTTCATGCTCTCCGACTTTAACGTTCCCAGTTACTACATAAATATTTCAGTgaatcttaaaaaacaaacagtgtGGGTACCAGACAAGTCATATGGTTTTAGAGAAGATCACAGAAGCAGAAAGTGAAACTAAAGACATAAAAAAGTTGGCAACTAAGCACTAATAAAATACTACTTAATGTACTCTATTGTACAAGTACTGCATCTGCTTGGAAGTCTTGACTCACTTATCTTTGTAATAATACTAACTctggagaacaaaaaaacattgttgaatGTTAAAAAAGTTGAAGATAATCATTCATACAaagattgtacaaaaaaatgagatgatgcATTCACTCCCAATAATCTTAAAGACGATATCCTATCACCAAATCCTTAAAAAGCAAAAGCAGGAAAGTCTTATGTCTTAATCACATCTTCCCCAATCATGTCAGATTTTGTAGCAGGTGATTGGTTTAAAGAATCCCAGCAGATGTATCAAATTTGATCCCCAGCTGATTTACTTTGTAGAAACAAATTTCCTTACATTCCAACGGCTTCCAAAAGTTGGCGTGGCATTTTCAAAGCCACTGAAAATTGATACACTCAGCGGCTCATGACTTTGAATCTGTTTTAAAATAGGaagttattacaaaaaaagtattacaaAAGCCACTTTTCAACAACGTATAATTGTTGAAGTGTTGTAAGTGGAATTCTTCCCCATGCCAACTTAATGTAAAACTTCAGCTGTTCAACAGACCCAGTACTCCATTTTCGCATTTTGTGTCTCATAATGCACCCCCCAGTTTCAATGGTCACCGCATCGACAGTGATAAATGccaaatggacgtctatcgctaACCAAGGacaattaaggaaaaaaatgtgttattgaaAATTGGCATTTAGATTCTGGTTTTCTGTTCATTGGCACTAAAGAAGTTTACATATAAGCATATTTAGTCATTGTAAGGCAGGTGAATTAAAAAAGATGGGGTGGTGGAACACAAAAGGTATGAAAGAGGACAAACAGGGATAGTTACATTTAATTGAATGGGTCCCACCTTCAGATCTAGATATTCCAAGTCCTTCTTCAGTTGTACGTAAGTATCATCAGCCTTTAAATGAGCAGTGAAGAGATAAATTACTCATATGACGCTAAATTGGATTACTAGCTATACTAAAACCATTTGGAATTAGttgctttgaattttttttaaccatctgGAAAATAGTTTGATGTCACAATGAAAAAGTCCATTATAGTCGAACCAAAGCCAAAACCACGGCATCAATGAGCAGTGCAACATTGTCATACTGTGAGACCGGTGTCATTCTATAAGGAATCTGTTATGCTGCCTCCAATTGATAAATGCAGGCATGAATGTACTTTGTGTTCCATACTATATGAATGCAAGTGCAATCCACGAGCAACATGCTTTCAAATTCATCTAGTATGTGTCAAATCTTCACACGGCCACGTGCAATGGAGTCTAAGGTGGCAAAATGCCAGTGAATGACAAGGAGGGAATGTTAAGGATCAGCTGGGTTGGGAAAGGGGTGGGTGGTCGGTAGATGACGGCGCACTACCGAGGGGATGGGGGGGGCTGTGGTGTCGAGGAGCTTTAAGTAAGTGCATGACCCCTGACCTGCACGCGGGGGCCGATGAGGCCGTTGTGCTGCTGACGCTGCAGATGAGCGAACGCACCACCCGCACCGACAATGGCGGGGCTTTGTCCACCGGCCATCTTGGCCTGGTGTCTCCGCAGCTGAATGAGGAGAAGAGTCAGCTCCTCGGGCTGGAGCCGCACCCGGCCGGGTTTAGGACACAGAAGGAGCCAGAAGGTTACCAGTCACTAAACACTCTTTCAAAGCCAATTCGAACAGTGGTCACGTGGAAAGGGACCAAAGGGTGGGAGACAAGAGCACTTTTATCCAATCATGTAAACTAAGGCAACACTGAGCAATGGACGTTGGGCAGTTATGATAGAGGATATTTCACGGATGTTGAGGGTGGTCTGATTCTAAGGGGACAGATTGTACAAGTGGATTAAATATGTATTATGCGGTGGGCTCCACAAGGGTTGGATAAAATTGATTCCTCATCCAGATACAAGGAGCAAGGCCTGATGTAAAAATCTGTTCAATGGTAAAATAGGTCATTTTTAACAATcagaacattgttttaaaatgtaactattttaaaaacaacaacaatgtgatGGAATAGCTACTTATAAATGTTAGTAAAAGCATAATTATATACAGTACTACCTTGCCACTTTGCGGATTGACTATCTCAGATTCACCACATCACGGCTTCGATATATACGCTTCATACATATGAAAAGTTTATAGTGTACGAACAATCATATAAACATGAAATAGGGCTAAGGCAAGTCACAAAATCCCTACATCACAGTTATTCGCCTATTAACACCAATaaacaaggtattactgtatttcaaatagtttttcctttgtttctcattttccaaaaatattccaattgTTCAACTTGAAcaaattaattgaattggataaaGAAGACAATCAATCCCACAACTTCTACGAGAGTGAATTCAAAATGTGAACTTCAATACATGAAAGTGAGTGTGAGATGTACTGTGCGATTAGATGTCCTACACAAAGTCTAATGTAATGCAAAGAGTTTATACCGTTTTGCCATGCAGGCTGGGTGCACTGACAGTGTGGGTGATGTAGCCCATGGCTGGCATGGAGCGCCTGGCAAGCTGGGAGGTCTGAGGAGGAAGCAAAAGGATGCAAGCACATCCATGTGTTAAGTGCATTTCACATAGTGTTTAATCAAAAAGAATGTTGAGAGGCTTCAAAGTTGAAAAGATTGCTGGCAAATAAATAAGCATACACAGCAATTTTTCTTCTATTGGAAACAAGGTGCGCCCCTGAATTTTCTGATGCTACAGGGCTTGGAaagatttgacatttttgcttAACACACAGAATTATTGAAACGGGGGCGGGCATGCTATGGCGAGCCTTAAAAGGACACAAACAACAAGAGATTTAATTAACTCCACATAAATTACAGCAAACCTGCTTtcttaaaataacatttgtttgctACCAGCAAGAGAAGCACTGTGAGCCATTCCCTCGGAGATTCCCAAGCCactatttttttgctgtataataggttttttatttaaatgcaagATGAGAAGAAAGGGCGTGCTGCTGATGTTTGAGATAGACTAGAGATG
It encodes the following:
- the plekha7b gene encoding pleckstrin homology domain-containing family A member 7 isoform X11 codes for the protein MAAPLGRDTLPDHWSYGVCRDGRVFFINDRTRGTTWLHPRTGEPVNSGHMIRLDLPRGWEEGFTDEGASYFINHNVRCTSFRHPVTGQISEENTEYTLQDKIESCMSNHRSPSMVMDSSKPVNSTMDAASASKGSRGSSKCHSFGKRDQSIKRNLNIPVVVRGWLYKQDSSGMRLWKRKWFVLSDFCLFYYKDSREETVLGSIPLPSYVIAPVAPEDHVNRKYAFKASHTGMRSYIYNKNSVIGSQAEHCGMRTYFFSADTQEDMNGWIRAMNQAALMQQSHTIKREITKPEKSEKQMLPQSNHVNQSSTAQLETFPRTDREHPWEDCVRLSPREEERFLLEVPVRSRLSEARDRLSPNTVEDPPQRNGYLTGQQVPAPSEHHNGNLLYLRGAGREKHAQRKNARAQVEHWVKVHKGDPPKSAPSTEYNLPRRTPPLPPKVSTADTSCQSLPKSPRLPSGSTSPSFNLPSDYKYAHDRLSHFRMSTDERVASKEGMVWQLYEWQQRQQFRHGSPTAPAYSGPNFTDSSSFTVTVEMPRSLSVPPSPCEVPPSVSPSFQPLSPRRPHTPSGRRTVRPLEEFSSVEKSGATSPGHIFTRLSQTSQLARRSMPAMGYITHTVSAPSLHGKTADDTYVQLKKDLEYLDLKVTGRECLRKKVQRPVKIAESDADVKLSRLCEQDKILQELEAKIRTLKEDKDKLESVLDVSHQQMEQYRDQPSHMEKIAYQQKLLQEDVVHIRAEISRVSTEMENAWKEYIRLEKDVDWLKAALHGHMTRTDLSQQEKVLMRKELWRIEDVIAGLSSSKDNYKVTISSVTNPERKFVPCVSASSVPSMSGSPPAMEMRLSQQQHSPSLSPSTHNATTPTLSSSHSHQPSLHCGNTTTGNSWAEEDVPPRPPLPQVYSPDENPPAVPPLPRETTVIRHTSVRGLKRQSDERKRDREIGQNGDVKVELRPFLSDPELPGGGDGSSVTSVTSSGNNGGYQTLPSRAGSSVTMNHSSSISSYVTLRRATSAPGVKERSKSALERLYSADAVPQRGRMSADEQLERMKRHQKALVRQRKRTLSHGDRHASASPRSSSVSSRPLSDDFGSWRREQEFDLQLLERAVQGEEAQSVRSVQGEERPPEHKERPRSHSDDWLTFSSATREPTTHDGLETSDYDADLIKELSTPEKVLIPERYVDLEPEEPLSPEEMEDRHRKVERIKSILAKSSVQNLAPALCADKSEVNQLGLDSVLQEQERIITMSYMLASEASLKSKRVTAQAISGH
- the plekha7b gene encoding pleckstrin homology domain-containing family A member 7 isoform X5; translation: MAAPLGRDTLPDHWSYGVCRDGRVFFINDRTRGTTWLHPRTGEPVNSGHMIRLDLPRGWEEGFTDEGASYFINHNVRCTSFRHPVTGQISEENTEYTLQDKIESCMSNHRSPSMVMDSSKPVNSTMDAASASKGSRGSSKCHSFGKRDQSIKRNLNIPVVVRGWLYKQDSSGMRLWKRKWFVLSDFCLFYYKDSREETVLGSIPLPSYVIAPVAPEDHVNRKYAFKASHTGMRSYIYNKNSVIGSQAEHCGMRTYFFSADTQEDMNGWIRAMNQAALMQQSHTIKREITKPEKSEKQMLPQSNHVNQSSTAQLETFPRTDREHPWEDCVRLSPREEERFLLEVPVRSRLSEARDRLSPNTVEDPPQRNGYLTGQQVPAPSEHHNGNLLYLRGAGREKHAQRKNARAQVEHWVKVHKGDPPKSAPSTEYNLPRRTPPLPPKVSTADTSCQSLPKSPRLPSGSTSPSFNLPSDYKYAHDRLSHFRMSTDERVASKEGMVWQLYEWQQRQQFRHGSPTAPAYSGPNFTDSSSFTVTVEMPRSLSVPPSPCEVPPSVSPSFQPLSPRRPHTPSGRRTVRPLEEFSSVEKSGATSPGHIFTRLSQTSQLARRSMPAMGYITHTVSAPSLHGKTPEELTLLLIQLRRHQAKMAGGQSPAIVGAGGAFAHLQRQQHNGLIGPRVQADDTYVQLKKDLEYLDLKVTGRECLRKKVQRPVKIAESDADVKLSRLCEQDKILQELEAKIRTLKEDKDKLESVLDVSHQQMEQYRDQPSHMEKIAYQQKLLQEDVVHIRAEISRVSTEMENAWKEYIRLEKDVDWLKAALHGHMTRTDLSQQEKVLMRKELWRIEDVIAGLSSSKDNYKVTISSVTNPERKFVPCVSASSVPSMSGSPPAMEMRLSQQQHSPSLSPSTHNATTPTLSSSHSHQPSLHCGNTTTGNSWAEEDVPPRPPLPQVYSPDENPPAVPPLPRETTVIRHTSVRGLKRQSDERKRDREIGQNGDVKVELRPFLSDPELPGGGDGSSVTSVTSSGNNGGYQTLPSRAGSSVTMNHSSSISSYVTLRRATSAPGVKERSKSALERLYSADAVPQRGRMSADEQLERMKRHQKALVRQRKRTLSHGDRHASASPRSSSVSSRPLSDDFGSWRREQEFDLQLLERAVQGEEAQSVRSVQGEERPPEHKERPRSHSDDWLTFSSATREPTTHDGLETSDYDADLIKELSTPEKVLIPERYVDLEPEEPLSPEEMEDRHRKVERIKSILAKSSVQNLAPALCADKSEVNQLGLDSVLQEQERIITMSYMLASEASLKSKRVTAQAISGH